One genomic region from Biomphalaria glabrata chromosome 7, xgBioGlab47.1, whole genome shotgun sequence encodes:
- the LOC106059953 gene encoding zinc finger protein 133-like, protein MATLEDLEDLTAAEIAMVTANERAGLVSQLACHFCGMQFDVKKTRSLRAHIEEVHVLGDAGYMCGVCCEEFTSRKAVETHMSTFHRAPKPLGCGTCGETFRVRNQLLKHIDSHTQEELSANKVGLCYCGECFEFFTTVTSLQIHTMSHREQSVFVCGACGMQTQHRHIMVKHLESHVISSLLTAAEGTETEIEFQQPLKVEPSCIEENVDVSLDRLEENVCDMKGEPMAEDEVTSFKCGVCQASFANLTEALGHAETHQDEDGQIVDGMELKEGIEFGVLLQDSNVDISSQQPLDSQHMDTSSNEYATQ, encoded by the coding sequence ATGGCAACACTTGAAGATTTAGAAGATTTGACTGCTGCAGAAATTGCCATGGTGACAGCCAATGAAAGAGCAGGTCTAGTGTCTCAATTAGCTTGTCATTTTTGTGGAATGCAATTTGACGTCAAAAAGACTAGATCCCTCCGAGCTCACATAGAGGAAGTCCATGTGCTAGGTGATGCTGGCTACATGTGTGGTGTCTGCTGTGAAGAGTTCACATCTCGGAAAGCAGTAGAGACCCATATGAGCACCTTCCATAGGGCTCCAAAACCACTTGGGTGTGGAACATGTGGTGAAACATTTAGAGTGAGAAATCAATTGCTGAAACACATTGATTCACACACTCAGGAAGAATTAAGTGCAAATAAAGTGGGTCTGTGTTACTGTGGGGAATGCTTTGAATTCTTTACCACTGTAACATCTTTACAAATCCACACTATGTCCCACAGAGAGCAATCTGTATTTGTATGTGGTGCCTGTGGCATGCAAACACAGCACAGACATATTATGGTCAAACATTTAGAGAGCCATGTTATATCAAGTCTGCTAACTGCTGCAGAAGGAACAGAGACGGAAATTGAGTTTCAACAACCTCTTAAAGTCGAACCTAGTTGTATAGAAGAGAATGTTGATGTGTCCTTGGATAGACTTGAAGAAAATGTTTGTGATATGAAAGGTGAGCCCATGGCTGAGGATGAGGTGACTAGTTTTAAGTGTGGCGTGTGTCAAGCATCATTTGCCAATCTAACCGAAGCTCTTGGGCATGCAGAGACTCACCAAGATGAAGATGGTCAAATCGTTGATGGCATGGAACTTAAAGAGGGCATTGAATTTGGAGTTCTTCTACAGGATAGTAATGTTGATATTTCATCACAGCAACCACTGGATTCACAACACATGGATACCTCATCTAATGAATATGCAACACAATGA
- the LOC106059949 gene encoding kelch-like protein 26: MMNSGLTLTGGIVDNVRFESTDHGKSVLAGLQHLREMQQLFDVILVAESREFPAHRVVLASCSDYFRAMFTDGLRECKESRVCLNGLTASSIAHLIDFAYNSTINLDSDNVLDVLSGATHVQILPVINACENYLKNHLTLENCVNTARVAELFSLRHLQQHVLNFICRNWATFSMCCEFHHITPQFLVSVLSSGYPVNCKEIDVFMSVLSWFSYFPAERLSQVENVLQCVIFENISSSELENILNTKEWIELSDSCPNLLESLPSLGRLLNGVTPATAFDDTIINVTNYNPLVNSNISVTRIELKETNFKPFKKHKLPGLINSRGFHSNIIVAGGFRKESGMTNNVMYLDYCTMSFRHLTKIPHLDQINFGMCVFQNQLYIVGGCFNDHMQEIAHPFGFRYSPTMDEWISIAPMHQERCRFLLCSTEDQIYAIGGDPFASDATLEDVAPCEVYSPKTNKWKYITSLPGNRSQLAGTSFGKTVLISGGIQEIEEKVFNDFYLYNPRTDIWERKADLLTPRADHSMFVWEEKVYVIGGWHLDALTNRRVMATSIDCYDFCTDSWEVVGSLNTVRTYGTYTLDQDCIYAIGGWCDGDHAQKCRTIDTFDLRFQKWAQGPEQNIALWEHGSCSLYLPKFVPTT; encoded by the exons ATGATGAACTCTGGTTTAACATTGACTGGTGGCATTGTGGACAATGTTAGATTTGAATCAACTGACCATGGGAAATCAGTTCTTGCAGGCTTACAACATCTGCGAGAAATGCAACAGCTTTTTGATGTTATACTTGTTGCAGAAAGCCGAGAATTCCCAGCACATAGAGTTGTTTTGGCTTCATGCAGTGATTATTTTAG gGCAATGTTTACTGATGGTCTAAGAGAATGTAAAGAATCTAGAGTTTGTCTCAATGGGCTCACAGCTTCAAGCATTGCACATTTAATAGATTTTGCTTATAATTCTACCATAAACTTAGATTCTG ataATGTACTTGATGTTTTGTCCGGAGCTACACATGTTCAGATACTTCCAGTCATCAACGCTTGTGAGAACTACTTGAAAAATCACCTGACTCTAGAGAATTGTGTCAACACTGCAAGAGTAGCAGAACTTTTTTCTCTAAGGCATCTTCAGCAGCACGTTCTCAACTTTATCTGTAGAAACTGGGCCACATTCTCTATGTGTTGTGAATTTCACCATATCACTCCCCAGTTTCTCGTGTCCGTCTTGTCGTCAGGCTATCCAGTCAACTGTAAAGAAATTGATGTATTCATGTCTGTTCTGAGCTGGTTTTCCTACTTCCCAGCTGAAAGACTTAGTCAGGTGGAGAATGTTTTGCAATGTgtaatatttgaaaatatttcatcaAGTGAGTTAGAAAATATTCTTAACACCAAGGAGTGGATTGAATTGTCCGACAGCTGTCCCAATTTGCTGGAATCATTACCGTCTCTTGGTAGATTACTTAACGGGGTGACACCAGCAACAGCGTTTGATGACACCATCATAAATGTGACCAATTACAACCCTCTAGTCAATTCAAACATTTCAGTGACCAGAATAGAATTGAAAGAAACCAACttcaaaccttttaaaaaacacaaacttcCAGGACTGATCAATAGCCGAGGTTTTCACTCCAACATAATTGTCGCTGGTGGATTTCGTAAAGAGTCTGGAATGACAAACAATGTCATGTATTTGGACTATTGCACAATGTCCTTTCGGCACCTCACCAAAATTCCCCATCTTGACCAGATCAATTTTGGCATGTGTGTATTTCAAAACCAGCTGTATATTGTTGGAGGGTGTTTTAATGATCATATGCAAGAAATTGCACACCCATTTGGTTTTCGGTACTCACCTACAATGGATGAATGGATAAGCATTGCTCCAATGCATCAGGAGAGGTGTCGATTTCTTCTATGTTCAACTGAAGATCAAATCTATGCCATAGGTGGAGATCCATTTGCCTCTGATGCCACTTTGGAAGATGTGGCACCTTGCGAGGTGTACAGCCCTAAAACTAACAAGTGGAAATATATCACATCTCTTCCTGGAAataggtcgcagctggctggAACCAGCTTTGGGAAGACTGTGCTTATTTCTGGTGGCATTCAAGAAATTGAGGAAAAGGTTTTCAATGACTTTTATCTGTACAACCCTCGAACAGATATATGGGAAAGAAAGGCCGACCTGTTGACCCCAAGAGCAGATCATTCTATGTTTGTTTGGGAGGAAAAAGTGTATGTCATAGGTGGCTGGCATCTTGATGCTTTAACCAATCGAAGAGTGATGGCCACAAGCATAGACTGCTATGACTTTTGTACTGATTCGTGGGAAGTGGTTGGCTCATTAAATACTGTACGTACTTATGGTACCTATACGCTAGACCAAGATTGTATTTATGCCATAGGAGGATGGTGTGATGGAGATCATGCCCAAAAATGTAGGACTATAGATACTTTTGATCTTCGCTTTCAAAAGTGGGCTCAAGGGCCAGAACAAAACATTGCATTATGGGAACATGGTTCCTGTTCGTTGTATTTACCGAAATTTGTGCCTACTACATAA